A window of Gemmatimonadota bacterium genomic DNA:
TGACGCTACAAAGTGAGATACAGGGGCCACGTCGGGGGCACGGAGCAAGATCGGTGTTTCCACTTCCAAGAACCCCCGCGCATCGAGAACCTGGCGAAGCGCACGGATGACCTTGGCGCGTACGACAAGGTTTCCGCGCAACTCGGGCGTTAGCAGGAAGTCGACTTCTCGGTGTCGGTAGCGGTGCTGCGGAGAGTGACCAAGCCAATCCTCTCTCGAAGGTAGCGGACGATCTGGACGGACCTTGATCTCTATTTGAGTGCAGGCGATGGCCATCTCACCCGAGCTGCGATCGATCTTGCCCGTGGCGACAATAATGTCCCCTACGCGGGGCGCCGCGGATCGGCCACCGATGTTTCGTATGAGTACGGACCCAGTGCCGTCTGAGAGCTCGAAGTTCTCTTCATCGACGAGAGCAGTGATCCGACCGCCGACTTGGACGCGGGCACCCGCGTCGCCCGGTAACTCATCAACCTGTCGAAGGGGCGGAGGTGAGATCGCTGCCTGGCTCAGCATGTCGGGCCCACTGGTCACCCCGCGCGCCGCTGCGCGCAAACAAAACGCGGTGTGCCCCTGGATCCGCGCTCGACACGCGGTTCCCCGAATCCCCCAACGTGGCGGATGCAGTCGGCGACATTGCTCGTCTGGCCTTCATCTGTTTGCAGCAGCAGCCACCCGTCTGCGCGCAGGAACTCCAGGCCAGAGCTGACTATCGCCCGATGACACGCGAGACCATCTTTGCCGCCGTTTATCGCGAGTCTAGGGGCGAACGTGGCGAATCCTGACGGCAACTCGGCGAGACTTCGCTCTTCGCAGTAGGGCGGGTTACTGACGATGAGATCGATGGATGACCCGAGCCCATCGGCTCGGAGCGGGTCCAGCCAATCTCCATGGTAGCATTTGATGCGGTCCTCCAGCCCATGGGTGGCGATGTTCCGCCGGGCGATGTCCAAGGCGTCGGACGCGCAGTCAGTCGCGTAGAGCGCCGCCTTTGGGAGGCGGCGGGCCAGCACAATCGCAATCTTGCCACACCCGGTTCCGGCTTCTGCGATCAATCGGGCGTCGATGCGCGATGCAAGCTCTGTCGCGACGTCGAACATCCGCTCCGTCTCGCTGCCCGGGATCAAAGTTGCTTCCGAGACGGCGAGCCGCACGCCCCCGACGTAGCAGTATCCAAGATACAGCGGTACCGGAGGCAGCGGCGATCGAGAAAAGTAGTCTTCCAACAGGACAGCGCCCTTCGTCGACAAGACCTCGGCGTCGAGAGGGTGAACGTCGGCGGGCTCGACCGCGAGCGCGGCCGAGACGAGCAGGCGAGCGTACGTGGCGTGAGTTTCGAACCCGGCCACTCGTTCGAGCCGCACCTGGACCTCCCGTAAGACATCACGAACGGTGGTCTGGCAGAAGGCCGACGGCGGCTCATTCACAGCCGGAGCCATCCGTCCAAAGGGTTGTTAGCGCAACCACTGAGAGATCTCCCAGAGGTGACCGTCTGGGTCAACAAAGTTCGCAGTACGCTGGCCCCATGGTTGATCGGAAGGCTTCTTCACGAACGGCACTCCGCGTCCGGCCAGTTCCTCGTGCGTCTTTCGCACATCATCGACGAAGGCCGCGAGCTGGCCTCGAACCTGCTGCGCGCCACCCGTGGTGACGAGATCTTTGGGCACTAGGCTCTGTGCGATCGAAACGCTCAAGAGTCCGATGGTCGTGTTGTCGAGCTCGAACTCAGCGAATCCCTCGGCCTCCATCTTTAGCTTGAGGCCGAGTTGGTCACGGTAGAATGCCTTGGACACATCCAAGTCGCTCACGAACAGCACGACGGCATCAATCCTTTTCAGCACTTGGCCTCCTCGATGCGGATTGGTTTGATCGGATCGTCTTAGTTCCTGACGCCTGTCACAAGCGTAGCTCCGCGGCGAGCCACGGAATGGCTGCCTTCCTATGCCGCCAGAAGAGATCTTCCCAAAGGACATGGGTCGCGAGGCCCGCGTAGGGGCCAAAGGTCCTCCTCACATCCCGTAGGATCCGGCGAGCGGAGACTCCGTCCTCTCCGTAGAGCAGACGTGAGTAGATCTTCTGTTGCCATGGGGCAAGGTGGTCAAAGGCCGCGGGACGATGGAAGGCCTCTGATCGCAAGATTCGAGCAGTCTCCGGGCCCACTCCATAAATCGTGAGGAGGTTGGCTCTGAGCTCATCGTCATCCAGCTCGCGTAGTGCTCGCTCGTCAATTGCCCCTGCGGCGAACTGTGAGGAAAAACGCTTGAGCGCCCTTGCGCGGTACCCGATCCGTAGCTCTCTCAACTCCTCCTCTCCGACGTCCTCCAGTTGCTGCGGGTGCCACAGCGCGTCAAGCGCTACCCCGTCGAACAGCAGCCGCTGACCGAATGCGTCTAGCAACGCGGCCAGCATCTGAACCGATCGTCTCACGTGAGTATTCTGAAGAACCAGGCCTACGACCAGCAGCTCATACAGAGAGTACGGAGTCGATGCCCTCGTTCCCATCCAGCGACGGAATACGGTCTTGGTGGTCATCTTCTGTGCATATACGAGCGTTCGAAAAGCGGAAAGATCCTCAGCCAGCGCATATCGAAAAGTCAGCTCCTGTAACACTAGTTCAGACTCGTCGCGCGTCAGCGCCCGAGTGAAGAACATGCTCACCGCGATGCTCGGGCGGACGCCACTTGTCGAGTCGGAGAGCTTCAAGCCGATGAGCTGACCGTTGATGCGAATGCTCTGATGAAAAGTGCCTGGCGCCCAACGCGTGAGTGTCGTGGGGAAATGAGAGGGCTTCTCGAAGGTCCCATCGAAATGAAACGGTGGCCGAGGAAAGAGCTTTCCTCTGGTCACGACATCGTAGGCGACAGGCGCCTGCGATGTCGGCCGAGGTCGCGGGCCGGGATCTCTTTTCGATGTCGTCGTCACGGTCGTCATTCTATCACACTCCACGACGGAGCGACCGGCCGATCGCGTGGGGCGGGAACCACTCCAAAACACGTCCTGCTCGCCAACCGAGCCCCTGCAGGCGCGGCGATGCAAGGGACGTGTTCAGGGGCCGTCGTGGATGAACCTCGTGGGCTATATAGGTCTTGGGGCGCGCGGATGCGATCGCGAGATCATGGAGTGCGATGATCTGCCGGAATTGATACCGCGATAGGGCGTCCGGTCCTCCAGCGTGCCAGATACCTCCGACACCCCCGGCCACTACGAGATGCACAGCACGACGAACGTCCTCGACGTGCACGGGTGAGGAGATCCGGTTGGTGTCGACGTAGTCGTCGGGACGTTCATGCCGGCGGGGAAATAACCCTTCTCGTGTTCCCTCAGAATCGAAGAGTCCGGATACTCGCAGCACGAGGTGGCTTTCGTTCACTGAGAGGACGTGCTTCTCCCCGCGAGCCTTGGAGGCGCCATAGGCGTTGATGGGTGATGCACTGGAATCCTCAGCGTAGTGCCCCTGACGTCCGTCAAACACGTAGTCCGTGGATACATAGAGCAATCGGCAGCCGGGACGCTCCGCGATCTCAGCCGGAACTATCGCGTTCAGGAGCTCCGCCAAGTCCGGATCCGCCTCACACTCGTCAACGGACGTGAGGCCGGCGACATATATGACGAGGTCGGGTTGTAAGCCGTCGAGGCAGCGTTTGAGGTCATCGAACCGCGTAAGGTCAAGCTGGATGAGCCCGGGCGAGGGGTGCGATAGAGCGGTGCCGACTGTTTGCCATCCGTCCCCAAGGTCGAGGAGGTGTCGCCCGAGGAAGCCGGAGGCTCCAATAACGATGCACCGTCTCAAGGGAGAACCCGCAGTCCTGTGGTGGTCGACTCAGTCCGGTCCAACGTAAGATCCGGATGAAGGCCGTGCGTCTTCACCATTTGAGAAAATGAGGTCCGGTCCGACACCGCATCTGCGATATCCCGGATCAATGGGGCGAGCAGCGCGTCCGCCTCCTCAGGCCGGAGGCCAGGCGCGAGGAGGGCGCCAAGGCTTGGCTCGCCGTTGGGGCAAGAGGTCACCCATCCCTCGACGGAGTGCTTCAGGCCGTAGATGCCCTCCTGACAATAGTGCGGGCATCTACGGCACTTGGGCGCACGATGCGTCGCGCCAAGGCTGTCCTTGAAGCGTACCTCGACACCCTCCGCATCAAACCAAAAGAACGTGCACCCGAAGCGATCCTGGATGCCCCTCGCGCCAAAGCGCTCTTCGAAATCGTCCGCCAGGTGGCCGATCGGAACGAACTCACGTTCCCAGATTTCTCGTCGCTCCGGGGAGTAGTAGAAATCGAGAAGGCTGACGTACGCCTGACCGCTGTGGCCCAGTTCGTTGGTGCGACGGGCGAAGGTCATTACCTCATCCAGCCCGCCGAGTGTCGACCTCATGACGACCGCGTTGATGCCGACGTTGAGCCCAAGCCTGCATGCCTCCGTGACGCAGTCCATCGCCCGCTGGAGGTCTGTGACCTTGCCGTTCGTGATCGACGCGTTGACGTACGGGTCGGCGGTGTCGACCGAGATCTTCAGGAGGTCCAGGCTCGGGGCCAGTGAGGGAAGCATTCGCAGGAGAGCGAAGCCGTTACTGGTCAGTTCGACCCGTTCAAAGATCCCCGCAGCGGCTTCGACGATCCTCGGGAGATCCCTATTAAGAGTCGGCTCGCCCCCAGTGATTGAGACGCCACGGATTCCGTTCCTCGCGATGTGCTCAAGGTTCTGAACGTACTCCTCCGAGGTGAGCTTCTGGCCGGCTAGGGCAGCGGGAACGCGGTTTTCCATCCCCTCTTTCTTCGGGCAGTAGCAGCAGTTTTGATTGCACTGGTTCGCCACGGAGGCGCGCAGATAGATCGGATCGGGGCTACGCGTCGACATAGGGCGATAGCTCCCGGTTCACTTCCCGAACCCGGTCCACCTGGCCCGGGTCGTGAATGGATGCGTAGCGTGCCTGGTAATAGTCGATCTTAGCCCACTCGTTCAGGGTCCGGGGCGCGACGAAACCCTCGCGCTGTATCAGCGTGAAGATCGGTGTTCCGGGCCACGGCTCGAGGAAATGCACCTTCGCCTGGTGCTCAGACCACGTCCCACGCACGGCGCGCGCACACTCGTACGTCCTCTCGTAATGCCCGGGGTCCGCGCCTGGCCATCCGACGATGAAGGTGAACATTCCGCGAATACCGGCGGTCGCGAGCCGTTCAACTAACTCGGGGATATGCGCCGGGTCGTATCTCTTCCCGGCCAAGCGGACGATCTTCGTATCCGGGCTCTCGAGGCCGACCAGTACTCGCGCCAGGCCGAGGTCGGCTAGTTCGGCCAGCTTCGAGTCGGGCATGGCGGACAGATCGGCCGGATGTAGGGTCGCGGCCCAGGGCAGCCCAAGTTCCTCGGCGAAACGACGAGCGAAGAGCGACGCACGGTCGAGATCATGGAAGAAATTCGGGTCGTGCAGCTTGAAGCCGTCGGCACCAGCTCTGTCGCGGATCGCCTTCGCGATCTCGATGGAGCTCTCGACTTCGTGCGTGATCCACTGACGAGACGAGGTCTGAGGCTCTGAGCAGTACGTGCATGCCCTGGCGCATCCCTCAGACGTGATGAGGTTCACGGTGCGCTCGGCGATGGCGACGTCCGAGTTCACGTACGGAGCCCAGTCCTCGATGAGGTCGAGGGCGGAGATCGTGGTGGTGGACCGAGCCTGTCGGTTGTGGAGGGGAAGGAATACTCCTGACTGGATCGTCTTGGGCTGCTCGTAGGGCCAGGGGCCGCGAGCGGCGGCGGCCGCAAGGCCCCCGAATGCCGCAGCGCCGAACCCGGGAATCACCGCATTGATTGGTGCTTCTCGAAGCGTTTCGGACGGAAAGAGCGTCACGTGTGGGCCGCCCCAGACTACCCGAGCTCCGGCGTCGATCGCTTCGTGAGTGGCGGCCAGCGCGTCGGTGATCGCGTGTCCGGTCATCACGCTTACCGCGAGCAGGTCGGTCTTCCCCAGGCCGCGCACCCTTTCCCGCCAGTCGTCCGAGACACGGGCGTCCAGGAGTTCTACGCGAAGACCGGATTCCTGTGCTCCTGGCGCCAGCATCAACGCGAACCAGGGCGTCCAGACCTGCTCGTCACCCGAGCTGTTGAGGTAGTTTCGCGCGGCGAAGGTGCGCGGTTGGAAGAACACGACGCGTTCAATCACTCGTCCAAGTCCTTGCAACGAGGAGGCGCGTCCTGCCGTGAGGCCCGTTGCGGCGGCGAACGATGCGTGGTCAAAGCAGACTCGAGAGCCTTTACGACGCGTGCTCGCAGCAAGTCTGGCTCGAGGACGCGAACCAACCCCCCGTAGCTCAGGACCAACGGAATGAGCCACTCGTCCGAGTCCACCGGCATCTCGACAATCCAGTGGTCGTCGTGCCTGTGGATCACCTGGTCCTGCTTCCAACCAAACGACTCGAAGTCGTGGGTAGCCGGCGAGTCGATCCGAAGCCGAACCATGCGGTCACCACGCCCGAAGCTGTCGAGGAGATCCGCCCACATAGCAGTCAGATCGAAGCCCGGGATGCGC
This region includes:
- a CDS encoding HemK/PrmC family methyltransferase, whose protein sequence is MAPAVNEPPSAFCQTTVRDVLREVQVRLERVAGFETHATYARLLVSAALAVEPADVHPLDAEVLSTKGAVLLEDYFSRSPLPPVPLYLGYCYVGGVRLAVSEATLIPGSETERMFDVATELASRIDARLIAEAGTGCGKIAIVLARRLPKAALYATDCASDALDIARRNIATHGLEDRIKCYHGDWLDPLRADGLGSSIDLIVSNPPYCEERSLAELPSGFATFAPRLAINGGKDGLACHRAIVSSGLEFLRADGWLLLQTDEGQTSNVADCIRHVGGFGEPRVERGSRGTPRFVCAQRRAG
- a CDS encoding VOC family protein, giving the protein MLKRIDAVVLFVSDLDVSKAFYRDQLGLKLKMEAEGFAEFELDNTTIGLLSVSIAQSLVPKDLVTTGGAQQVRGQLAAFVDDVRKTHEELAGRGVPFVKKPSDQPWGQRTANFVDPDGHLWEISQWLR
- a CDS encoding SDR family oxidoreductase; this encodes MRRCIVIGASGFLGRHLLDLGDGWQTVGTALSHPSPGLIQLDLTRFDDLKRCLDGLQPDLVIYVAGLTSVDECEADPDLAELLNAIVPAEIAERPGCRLLYVSTDYVFDGRQGHYAEDSSASPINAYGASKARGEKHVLSVNESHLVLRVSGLFDSEGTREGLFPRRHERPDDYVDTNRISSPVHVEDVRRAVHLVVAGGVGGIWHAGGPDALSRYQFRQIIALHDLAIASARPKTYIAHEVHPRRPLNTSLASPRLQGLGWRAGRVLEWFPPHAIGRSLRRGV
- a CDS encoding radical SAM protein → MSTRSPDPIYLRASVANQCNQNCCYCPKKEGMENRVPAALAGQKLTSEEYVQNLEHIARNGIRGVSITGGEPTLNRDLPRIVEAAAGIFERVELTSNGFALLRMLPSLAPSLDLLKISVDTADPYVNASITNGKVTDLQRAMDCVTEACRLGLNVGINAVVMRSTLGGLDEVMTFARRTNELGHSGQAYVSLLDFYYSPERREIWEREFVPIGHLADDFEERFGARGIQDRFGCTFFWFDAEGVEVRFKDSLGATHRAPKCRRCPHYCQEGIYGLKHSVEGWVTSCPNGEPSLGALLAPGLRPEEADALLAPLIRDIADAVSDRTSFSQMVKTHGLHPDLTLDRTESTTTGLRVLP
- a CDS encoding radical SAM protein; protein product: MIERVVFFQPRTFAARNYLNSSGDEQVWTPWFALMLAPGAQESGLRVELLDARVSDDWRERVRGLGKTDLLAVSVMTGHAITDALAATHEAIDAGARVVWGGPHVTLFPSETLREAPINAVIPGFGAAAFGGLAAAAARGPWPYEQPKTIQSGVFLPLHNRQARSTTTISALDLIEDWAPYVNSDVAIAERTVNLITSEGCARACTYCSEPQTSSRQWITHEVESSIEIAKAIRDRAGADGFKLHDPNFFHDLDRASLFARRFAEELGLPWAATLHPADLSAMPDSKLAELADLGLARVLVGLESPDTKIVRLAGKRYDPAHIPELVERLATAGIRGMFTFIVGWPGADPGHYERTYECARAVRGTWSEHQAKVHFLEPWPGTPIFTLIQREGFVAPRTLNEWAKIDYYQARYASIHDPGQVDRVREVNRELSPYVDA